Proteins encoded together in one Columba livia isolate bColLiv1 breed racing homer chromosome 3, bColLiv1.pat.W.v2, whole genome shotgun sequence window:
- the ZNF451 gene encoding E3 SUMO-protein ligase ZNF451 isoform X2, giving the protein MESSSSTTIHGSKSSTSESEDDIEFVKEGPLRPVLECIDLVSSEDEEPNSSSYVHRNTKRKDHIDYQKERVASTLDRLARHVEVEKQQKEEKNKAFKEKVDSQYAHGLQELEFIRERSDTEAARLCVDQWLKMPGLKPGTVNSGKRGVYKRGNERKVNSTPMSCPVMHCNREFDNGHLLLGHLQRFDHSPCDPTVTLHGPPNNAVACVICCKRFETSQQYSDHLLSKLNEKDGHKKDLPPQHIPCFACPNCFLLFTKREECLQHMSGNDHFLQVSKLSDEMKAGLPLPFPSYAKNLLISLCKEVPFQVKCISCYQILRSHMELTAHFRTRCCNSGPVALSKKSIAQVAEIFKTKGYCENCDKLFADNNQITEHKQANEHNIKVLTTMEESILMFCHINGKNKNQSHLCHVVDRSRPLLKRHVTSDEPTSGKECTPSKRKTDVKDRNEDHVGNRSEGSTCKVKAWFCECLQKFFTEESVEKHILSANRICHKCAVCGKLAENSSIIRLHMSRFHGGAHLTNFLLWCRACSVDLREEDIMGHVTEFHGGHSCYYEQEALEDEPMPSVSDTACISVDKKRDCIPSPVELSPEKSPVLGNWQCRICEEMFGSEESVKQHCMSLESHTFHRYCCGLCRNHFRKLGTLQRHFQEHHNQETETKYFCGLCGNLFFDTEEEFLIHYKEIHSMDYAFVPEQMEVSIKEEDDFLPVEKGDCLTCGCRTAYVSRINRRNDYLNCQKAMLQKGSLWFRCCFCSATAQNSADLYRHLNSHKSRKHKEEMYVVKCAACNKNFDDLESAHQHYHMKHCFLQKPDLSSFASESENTVFNFTESGACVDRKPHKLNFPVSPSKTRERLQSSPLQRTIQGKKVKKETLAHSGEPGEDGELPDLDYLSTMTHIVLVDLDNWGSLFTHLPANLNQGTFIWGFQGGYSNWKPPIQCKLYNYLKRIGCFFLHPRCGTRREAADFALCLHAGRLDEHLPKQIPFTILSGDKSFLELENQFKMTQRSACILNPHHIDGDMMCALLNSISDTTKGSDSEEDEDIKLTMKRSLEEAKQQEEQDAELQEAIKRSLEEM; this is encoded by the exons GAAGGACCTTTAAGACCTGTACTTGAATGCATTGATCTTGTCAGTAGTGAGGATGAAGAACCCAACAGCAGTTCTTATGTTCAT AGAAATACGAAGCGCAAAGATCACATCGACTATCAGAAAGAACGAGTTGCATCTACCTTGGATCGTCTGGCACGCCATGTTGAAgtagagaaacagcaaaaagaagagaaaaacaaagcctttaag GAGAAAGTTGATTCCCAATATGCTCATGGGTTGCAAGAACTAGAATTTATTCGGGAACGCAGTGACACAGAAGCTGCAAGATTATGTGTGGATCAGTGGTTAAAAATGCCAG GTCTCAAACCAGGCACCGTTAACAGTGGGAAAAGGGGTGTTTATAAAAGGGGAAATGAGAGGAAAGTCAACAGCACTCCCATGTCTTGTCCTGTGATGCATTGCAACAGGGAGTTTGATAATGGACATCTTCTCCTAGGTCACCTTCAACG gTTTGATCATTCTCCTTGTGACCCAACAGTCACGTTACATGGACCCCCAAATAATGCTGTTGCCTGTGTGATATGCTGCAAAAGATTTGAGACCTCTCAGCAGTACAGTGATCATCTTTTATCTAAG ctgaatGAAAAGGATGGACATAAAAAAGATCTCCCTCCACAGCATATTCCGTGTTTTGCATGCCCAAACTGCTTCCTGCTTTTCACCAAAAGAGAGGAATGTTTGCAGCATATGTCGGGAAATGATCACTTCCTCCAGGTTTCTAAATTGAGTG ATGAAATGAAGGCTGGCCTTCCTCTACCTTTCCCCTCTTATGCAAAGAACCTTCTGATATCTCTGTGCAAAGAGGTCCCCTTCCAAGTGAAGTGTATATCCTGCTACCAGATACTACGCTCGCATATGGAATTAACAGCTCACTTCAG AACACGTTGTTGTAATTCTGGGCCCGTGGCACTGTCGAAGAAGAGCATCGCCCAAGTTGCagagatatttaaaacaaaaggttACTGTGAGAACTGTGACAAACTGTTTGCTGATAATAATCAGATCACCGAGCATAAGCAAGCCAATGAACATAACATTAAAGTTCTTACTACAATGGAAGAGTCCATCTTGATGTTCTGTCATatcaatggaaaaaataagaatcagTCTCATTTGTGCCATGTTGTGGATCGGTCAAGACCACTGCTTAAAAGACATGTGACTTCGGATGAGCCTACCAGTGGAAAGGAGTGCACTCCTTCAAAACGGAAGACCGATGTAAAAGATAGAAATGAAGATCATGTAGGAAATCGGAGTGAAGGTAGTACTTGCAAAGTAAAAGCCTGGTTTTGTGAATGCCTTCAAAAGTTTTTTACAGAAGAGTCAGtagaaaagcacattttgtcAGCAAATCGGATCTGTCACAAGTGTGCTGTGTGTGGAAAGCTTGCCGAAAATTCAAGCATTATCCGCCTGCATATGAGTCGATTCCATGGGGGAGCACACTTGactaattttcttctctggtgCAGAGCATGCTCTGTAGATCTCAGAGAAGAGGATATTATGGGACACGTGACTGAATTTCATGGCGGACATAGTTGCTATTATGAGCAAGAAGCTCTGGAAGATGAGCCTATGCCATCTGTTTCTGACACAGCATGCATTTCTGTAGACAAAAAGAGAGACTGCATTCCTAGTCCTGTAGAGCTCTCCCCTGAAAAAAGTCCTGTTCTGGGAAATTGGCAGTGCCGCATTTGTGAGGAGATGTTTGGATCCGAAGAGAGCGTTAAACAACATTGCATGTCCTTAGAAAGCCACACATTTCACAGATACTGCTGTGGCTTATGCAGAAATCACTTTCGGAAATTAGGAACTCTACAGCGACACTTCCAGGAGCATCATAACCAAGAGACAGAGACTAAATACTTTTGTGGCCTTTGTGGTAATCTCTTCTTTGACACAGAAGAAGAATTTCTAATCCACTATAAGGAGATTCACAGCATGGACTATGCATTTGTGCCTGAACAGATGGAAGTATCAATTAAAGAAGAGGACGACTTCCTCCCAGTAGAAAAAGGAGACTGTTTAACCTGTGGTTGCCGGACAGCTTATGTCTCCAGAATAAACAGGAGGAACGATTATTTGAATTGTCAGAAAGCCATGCTGCAAAAAGGAAGCTTATGGTTTCGATGTTGCTTCTGTTCTGCAACCGCACAGAATTCTGCTGATTTGTACAGACATCTCAACAGTCACAAGTCACGCAAGCATAAGGAAGAGATGTATGTTGTTAAATGTGCTGCGTGCAACAAGAACTTTGACGATCTTGAGAGTGCACATCAGCACTATCACATGAAACATTGCTTCTTGCAGAAACCTGATCTGTCAAGTTTTGCATCTGAAtcagaaaatacagtatttaactTCACAGAAAGTGGGGCTTGTGTAGACAGAAAACCTCACAAGCTAAACTTTCCAGTATCTCCATCCAAGACTCGGGAAAGACTACAGTCATCTCCTCTGCAGAGAACAATACagggaaagaaagtaaaaaaagagaCCTTGGCACACTCTGGAGAACCTGGTGAAG ATGGTGAACTTCCTGATCTTGACTACCTGAGTACCATGACTCACATTGTGTTGGTGGATCTGGACAACTGGGGAAGCTTATTCACGCATCTGCCAGCTAACCTGAACCAAGGGACATTTATCTGGGGCTTTCAAG GAGGATACAGCAACTGGAAACCTCCAATACAGTGTAAGCTCTACAATTATCTTAAGAGGATtggatgtttctttcttcatccacGTTGTGGTaccagaagagaagcagcagactTCGCTCTCTGTCTTCAC GCCGGTCGTCTGGATGAGCACCTGCCCAAGCAAATTCCTTTCACTATACTGTCTGGAGACAAAAGCTTCCTGGAACTGGAAAATCAATTTAAGATGACCCAGCGGTCAGCTTGCATCCTAAATCCTCACCACATTGATGGAGACATGATGTGTGCCTTGCTAAACAGCATTTCCGATACCACAAAAG GTTCAGATAGTGAAGAGGATGAAGATATCAAACTAACAATGAAGAGGAGCTTAGAAGAAGCAAAGCAACAGGAAG AGCAAGATGCAGAATTGCAAGAAGCTATCAAGAGAAGCCTTGAGGAAATGTAA
- the ZNF451 gene encoding E3 SUMO-protein ligase ZNF451 isoform X1 encodes MIPGKIMESSSSTTIHGSKSSTSESEDDIEFVKEGPLRPVLECIDLVSSEDEEPNSSSYVHRNTKRKDHIDYQKERVASTLDRLARHVEVEKQQKEEKNKAFKEKVDSQYAHGLQELEFIRERSDTEAARLCVDQWLKMPGLKPGTVNSGKRGVYKRGNERKVNSTPMSCPVMHCNREFDNGHLLLGHLQRFDHSPCDPTVTLHGPPNNAVACVICCKRFETSQQYSDHLLSKLNEKDGHKKDLPPQHIPCFACPNCFLLFTKREECLQHMSGNDHFLQVSKLSDEMKAGLPLPFPSYAKNLLISLCKEVPFQVKCISCYQILRSHMELTAHFRTRCCNSGPVALSKKSIAQVAEIFKTKGYCENCDKLFADNNQITEHKQANEHNIKVLTTMEESILMFCHINGKNKNQSHLCHVVDRSRPLLKRHVTSDEPTSGKECTPSKRKTDVKDRNEDHVGNRSEGSTCKVKAWFCECLQKFFTEESVEKHILSANRICHKCAVCGKLAENSSIIRLHMSRFHGGAHLTNFLLWCRACSVDLREEDIMGHVTEFHGGHSCYYEQEALEDEPMPSVSDTACISVDKKRDCIPSPVELSPEKSPVLGNWQCRICEEMFGSEESVKQHCMSLESHTFHRYCCGLCRNHFRKLGTLQRHFQEHHNQETETKYFCGLCGNLFFDTEEEFLIHYKEIHSMDYAFVPEQMEVSIKEEDDFLPVEKGDCLTCGCRTAYVSRINRRNDYLNCQKAMLQKGSLWFRCCFCSATAQNSADLYRHLNSHKSRKHKEEMYVVKCAACNKNFDDLESAHQHYHMKHCFLQKPDLSSFASESENTVFNFTESGACVDRKPHKLNFPVSPSKTRERLQSSPLQRTIQGKKVKKETLAHSGEPGEDGELPDLDYLSTMTHIVLVDLDNWGSLFTHLPANLNQGTFIWGFQGGYSNWKPPIQCKLYNYLKRIGCFFLHPRCGTRREAADFALCLHAGRLDEHLPKQIPFTILSGDKSFLELENQFKMTQRSACILNPHHIDGDMMCALLNSISDTTKGSDSEEDEDIKLTMKRSLEEAKQQEEQDAELQEAIKRSLEEM; translated from the exons GAAGGACCTTTAAGACCTGTACTTGAATGCATTGATCTTGTCAGTAGTGAGGATGAAGAACCCAACAGCAGTTCTTATGTTCAT AGAAATACGAAGCGCAAAGATCACATCGACTATCAGAAAGAACGAGTTGCATCTACCTTGGATCGTCTGGCACGCCATGTTGAAgtagagaaacagcaaaaagaagagaaaaacaaagcctttaag GAGAAAGTTGATTCCCAATATGCTCATGGGTTGCAAGAACTAGAATTTATTCGGGAACGCAGTGACACAGAAGCTGCAAGATTATGTGTGGATCAGTGGTTAAAAATGCCAG GTCTCAAACCAGGCACCGTTAACAGTGGGAAAAGGGGTGTTTATAAAAGGGGAAATGAGAGGAAAGTCAACAGCACTCCCATGTCTTGTCCTGTGATGCATTGCAACAGGGAGTTTGATAATGGACATCTTCTCCTAGGTCACCTTCAACG gTTTGATCATTCTCCTTGTGACCCAACAGTCACGTTACATGGACCCCCAAATAATGCTGTTGCCTGTGTGATATGCTGCAAAAGATTTGAGACCTCTCAGCAGTACAGTGATCATCTTTTATCTAAG ctgaatGAAAAGGATGGACATAAAAAAGATCTCCCTCCACAGCATATTCCGTGTTTTGCATGCCCAAACTGCTTCCTGCTTTTCACCAAAAGAGAGGAATGTTTGCAGCATATGTCGGGAAATGATCACTTCCTCCAGGTTTCTAAATTGAGTG ATGAAATGAAGGCTGGCCTTCCTCTACCTTTCCCCTCTTATGCAAAGAACCTTCTGATATCTCTGTGCAAAGAGGTCCCCTTCCAAGTGAAGTGTATATCCTGCTACCAGATACTACGCTCGCATATGGAATTAACAGCTCACTTCAG AACACGTTGTTGTAATTCTGGGCCCGTGGCACTGTCGAAGAAGAGCATCGCCCAAGTTGCagagatatttaaaacaaaaggttACTGTGAGAACTGTGACAAACTGTTTGCTGATAATAATCAGATCACCGAGCATAAGCAAGCCAATGAACATAACATTAAAGTTCTTACTACAATGGAAGAGTCCATCTTGATGTTCTGTCATatcaatggaaaaaataagaatcagTCTCATTTGTGCCATGTTGTGGATCGGTCAAGACCACTGCTTAAAAGACATGTGACTTCGGATGAGCCTACCAGTGGAAAGGAGTGCACTCCTTCAAAACGGAAGACCGATGTAAAAGATAGAAATGAAGATCATGTAGGAAATCGGAGTGAAGGTAGTACTTGCAAAGTAAAAGCCTGGTTTTGTGAATGCCTTCAAAAGTTTTTTACAGAAGAGTCAGtagaaaagcacattttgtcAGCAAATCGGATCTGTCACAAGTGTGCTGTGTGTGGAAAGCTTGCCGAAAATTCAAGCATTATCCGCCTGCATATGAGTCGATTCCATGGGGGAGCACACTTGactaattttcttctctggtgCAGAGCATGCTCTGTAGATCTCAGAGAAGAGGATATTATGGGACACGTGACTGAATTTCATGGCGGACATAGTTGCTATTATGAGCAAGAAGCTCTGGAAGATGAGCCTATGCCATCTGTTTCTGACACAGCATGCATTTCTGTAGACAAAAAGAGAGACTGCATTCCTAGTCCTGTAGAGCTCTCCCCTGAAAAAAGTCCTGTTCTGGGAAATTGGCAGTGCCGCATTTGTGAGGAGATGTTTGGATCCGAAGAGAGCGTTAAACAACATTGCATGTCCTTAGAAAGCCACACATTTCACAGATACTGCTGTGGCTTATGCAGAAATCACTTTCGGAAATTAGGAACTCTACAGCGACACTTCCAGGAGCATCATAACCAAGAGACAGAGACTAAATACTTTTGTGGCCTTTGTGGTAATCTCTTCTTTGACACAGAAGAAGAATTTCTAATCCACTATAAGGAGATTCACAGCATGGACTATGCATTTGTGCCTGAACAGATGGAAGTATCAATTAAAGAAGAGGACGACTTCCTCCCAGTAGAAAAAGGAGACTGTTTAACCTGTGGTTGCCGGACAGCTTATGTCTCCAGAATAAACAGGAGGAACGATTATTTGAATTGTCAGAAAGCCATGCTGCAAAAAGGAAGCTTATGGTTTCGATGTTGCTTCTGTTCTGCAACCGCACAGAATTCTGCTGATTTGTACAGACATCTCAACAGTCACAAGTCACGCAAGCATAAGGAAGAGATGTATGTTGTTAAATGTGCTGCGTGCAACAAGAACTTTGACGATCTTGAGAGTGCACATCAGCACTATCACATGAAACATTGCTTCTTGCAGAAACCTGATCTGTCAAGTTTTGCATCTGAAtcagaaaatacagtatttaactTCACAGAAAGTGGGGCTTGTGTAGACAGAAAACCTCACAAGCTAAACTTTCCAGTATCTCCATCCAAGACTCGGGAAAGACTACAGTCATCTCCTCTGCAGAGAACAATACagggaaagaaagtaaaaaaagagaCCTTGGCACACTCTGGAGAACCTGGTGAAG ATGGTGAACTTCCTGATCTTGACTACCTGAGTACCATGACTCACATTGTGTTGGTGGATCTGGACAACTGGGGAAGCTTATTCACGCATCTGCCAGCTAACCTGAACCAAGGGACATTTATCTGGGGCTTTCAAG GAGGATACAGCAACTGGAAACCTCCAATACAGTGTAAGCTCTACAATTATCTTAAGAGGATtggatgtttctttcttcatccacGTTGTGGTaccagaagagaagcagcagactTCGCTCTCTGTCTTCAC GCCGGTCGTCTGGATGAGCACCTGCCCAAGCAAATTCCTTTCACTATACTGTCTGGAGACAAAAGCTTCCTGGAACTGGAAAATCAATTTAAGATGACCCAGCGGTCAGCTTGCATCCTAAATCCTCACCACATTGATGGAGACATGATGTGTGCCTTGCTAAACAGCATTTCCGATACCACAAAAG GTTCAGATAGTGAAGAGGATGAAGATATCAAACTAACAATGAAGAGGAGCTTAGAAGAAGCAAAGCAACAGGAAG AGCAAGATGCAGAATTGCAAGAAGCTATCAAGAGAAGCCTTGAGGAAATGTAA